From Vitis vinifera cultivar Pinot Noir 40024 chromosome 3, ASM3070453v1, the proteins below share one genomic window:
- the LOC100257829 gene encoding phosphoglycerate mutase-like protein 1 isoform X1 — translation MLTAINLTSPTCCSISLFSSASSKSPSPPRARVSALCRSSLSVADMDSGAGPSLFPLHRCKTLHLIAFFLGFCSQIPRHCGLIKPYIQVRHAQGIHNVDGDKNYKAYLSPAFFDAQLTHLGWQQVDNLRKHVHACGLAKRIELVITSPLLRTMQTAVGVFGGEGYKDRMDVLPLMVANAGECNRSAISSLDSPPFLAVELCREHLGVHPCDKRRSISDYQFLFPAIDFSLAKSDEDILWKANVRETNEEVAARGLKFMNWLWTRKEKEIAIVTHSGFLFHTLNAFGNDCHPLVKTEICKHFANCELRSMIIVDRSMAGSDSSTTNYPGKIPPGLDLPSDIADGKLENEARNSGLT, via the exons ATGCTCACTGCTATTAACCTCACTTCTCCTACCTGCTGTAGCATAAGCCTCTTCTCTTCCGCTTCCTCCAAATCCCCGTCGCCACCACGAGCTCGCGTCTCCGCTCTCTGCCGTTCCTCTCTCTCCG TTGCAGATATGGACAGTGGTGCAGGTCCAAGTCTGTTTCCATTGCATCGTTGCAAAACTCTTCACCTG ATTGCCTTCTTTCTTGGCTTTTGCTCGCAAATTCCAAGGCATTGTGGTCTTATAAAACCATACATTCAGGTGAGGCATGCACAAGGGATCCACAATGTAGATGGAGATAAGAATTACAAAGCCTACTTGTCTCCTGCATTTTTTGATGCACAACTTACTCACCTAGGTTGGCAGCAG GTTGATAATCTGCGTAAACATGTTCATGCATGTGGGCTTGCTAAGAGGATTGAATTAGTTATTACATCTCCTTTGTTGAG GACCATGCAGACAGCTGTTGGAGTATTTGGTGGTGAGGGCTACAAAGATAGGATGGATGTGCTGCCACTGATGGTGGCAAATGCAGGGGAATGTAACCGATCTGCAATTTCAAGTTTGGACTCCCCCCCATTCCTTGCAGTAGAACTTTGTCGCGAACATTTG GGAGTTCATCCTTGTGATAAGAGGAGAAGCATCAGCGACTATCAGTTTCTTTTCCCTGCCATTGATTTTTCACTGGCAA AAAGTGACGAGGACATATTGTGGAAGGCCAATGTTAGAGAAACCAATGAAGAAGTTGCGGCTAGGGGATTGAAGTTCATGAATTG GTTGTGGACacggaaagaaaaggaaatagcAATTGTCACCCATAGTGGATTCTTGTTTCATACACTAAATGCATTTGGAAATGACTGTCACCCTCTGGTGAAAACCGAAATATGCAAGCA CTTTGCAAATTGTGAACTCCGATCGATGATCATTGTGGACAGAAG TATGGCAGGGTCAGATTCATCAACAACTAATTATCCCGGAAAAATTCCTCCTGGGCTTGACCTCCCTAGTGATATTGCTGATGGAAAGCTTGAAAACGAAGCACGTAATTCTGGATTGACATAG
- the LOC100267945 gene encoding uncharacterized protein LOC100267945 translates to MAMRVINILSPKGPKLHPPSAFFLPTNLPKPGPRSLIHCTNSISDAELASDLATEVKKMNTHLVLRKEAMEKSREILFTEMCQYLGMGSEEVKRRWRKMGEEEKRVLLKGFISEWGVNFHPLSAKSVKEMVEEYLHEDDPSPHSSSLSLLFPGLKRMFMGSPSNK, encoded by the coding sequence ATGGCCATGAGGGTAATCAACATTCTTTCCCCAAAAGGGCCAAAACTCCACCCACCCAGTGCCTTTTTCCTCCCCACCAACCTTCCCAAACCCGGACCCAGAAGCCTCATCCACTGCACCAACAGCATCAGTGATGCAGAGCTGGCATCAGACTTGGCCACAGAAGTGAAAAAGATGAACACCCATTTGGTGCTGAGGAAGGAGGCCATGGAGAAGAGCAGAGAGATTCTGTTCACAGAGATGTGCCAGTACCTTGGAATGGGATCAGAAGAAGTGAAGAGGAGGTGGAGGAAGATGGGTGAGGAGGAGAAGAGGGTTTTGCTGAAAGGGTTTATTTCAGAGTGGGGTGTGAACTTTCATCCATTGTCTGCAAAGTCTGTCAAAGAAATGGTTGAAGAGTACTTGCATGAAGATGACCCATCTCCAcactcttcttctctttcactCTTGTTTCCTGGTTTGAAGAGGATGTTTATGGGGTCTCCATCAAACAAGTAA
- the LOC100257829 gene encoding phosphoglycerate mutase-like protein 1 isoform X3: MLTAINLTSPTCCSISLFSSASSKSPSPPRARVSALCRSSLSVADMDSGAGPSLFPLHRCKTLHLVDNLRKHVHACGLAKRIELVITSPLLRTMQTAVGVFGGEGYKDRMDVLPLMVANAGECNRSAISSLDSPPFLAVELCREHLGVHPCDKRRSISDYQFLFPAIDFSLAKSDEDILWKANVRETNEEVAARGLKFMNWLWTRKEKEIAIVTHSGFLFHTLNAFGNDCHPLVKTEICKHFANCELRSMIIVDRSMAGSDSSTTNYPGKIPPGLDLPSDIADGKLENEARNSGLT, encoded by the exons ATGCTCACTGCTATTAACCTCACTTCTCCTACCTGCTGTAGCATAAGCCTCTTCTCTTCCGCTTCCTCCAAATCCCCGTCGCCACCACGAGCTCGCGTCTCCGCTCTCTGCCGTTCCTCTCTCTCCG TTGCAGATATGGACAGTGGTGCAGGTCCAAGTCTGTTTCCATTGCATCGTTGCAAAACTCTTCACCTG GTTGATAATCTGCGTAAACATGTTCATGCATGTGGGCTTGCTAAGAGGATTGAATTAGTTATTACATCTCCTTTGTTGAG GACCATGCAGACAGCTGTTGGAGTATTTGGTGGTGAGGGCTACAAAGATAGGATGGATGTGCTGCCACTGATGGTGGCAAATGCAGGGGAATGTAACCGATCTGCAATTTCAAGTTTGGACTCCCCCCCATTCCTTGCAGTAGAACTTTGTCGCGAACATTTG GGAGTTCATCCTTGTGATAAGAGGAGAAGCATCAGCGACTATCAGTTTCTTTTCCCTGCCATTGATTTTTCACTGGCAA AAAGTGACGAGGACATATTGTGGAAGGCCAATGTTAGAGAAACCAATGAAGAAGTTGCGGCTAGGGGATTGAAGTTCATGAATTG GTTGTGGACacggaaagaaaaggaaatagcAATTGTCACCCATAGTGGATTCTTGTTTCATACACTAAATGCATTTGGAAATGACTGTCACCCTCTGGTGAAAACCGAAATATGCAAGCA CTTTGCAAATTGTGAACTCCGATCGATGATCATTGTGGACAGAAG TATGGCAGGGTCAGATTCATCAACAACTAATTATCCCGGAAAAATTCCTCCTGGGCTTGACCTCCCTAGTGATATTGCTGATGGAAAGCTTGAAAACGAAGCACGTAATTCTGGATTGACATAG
- the LOC100252683 gene encoding protein RMD5 homolog encodes MELSNIKDAFDRVAKKQKLSSSKSQEVIDQVGREIEDALAKLQADPASPVDQKSILMELKTKLSIIGSQSQLEGSQKELNMNLSKYPRLLEKSFNPDISKAYRNVDFDFHTVNQIIASHFYRQGLFDIGECLINEAGEPEDTALKSQFLEMFQILDAMKARDLEPALNWVSNNREKLKQNGSNLELKLHRLQFVEILQKGGRADALNYARTYLAPFASLHMDEIQKLMACLLWVGRLDSSPYSELMVPSLWEKLAEELTRQFCSLLGQSYESPLSVAIAAGIEGLPTLLKLANVMAAKKQEWQAMKQLPVPVDLGREFQFHSIFVCPVSRDQGSEENPPMLMPCGHVLCKQSIMKLSKSSTRMFKCPYCPNESTVGQCMQLYF; translated from the coding sequence atggAGTTGAGTAACATCAAAGATGCATTTGATCGTGTTGCCAAGAAGCAAAAATTATCATCATCCAAATCCCAAGAAGTAATTGACCAAGTTGGCCGTGAAATTGAAGATGCACTGGCAAAACTCCAGGCTGACCCTGCCTCTCCTGTGGATCAGAAATCCATCCTCATGGagcttaaaaccaaacttaGCATAATTGGCTCACAAAGCCAGTTGGAAGGGTCACAGAAGGAGCTCAACATGAACCTTAGCAAGTACCCCAGACTCCTTGAGAAATCCTTCAATCCTGACATATCTAAGGCATACAGAAATGTTGACTTTGATTTCCATACAGTGAATCAGATCATTGCAAGCCATTTTTACCGACAAGGATTGTTTGATATTGGGGAGTGCTTGATAAATGAGGCTGGAGAACCAGAGGACACCGCCCTAAAATCTCAATTTCTGGAAATGTTTCAAATACTTGATGCTATGAAAGCTAGGGACCTCGAGCCTGCTCTGAACTGGGTGTCCAATAATCGGGAAAAACTAAAGCAGAATGGTTCAAATCTTGAGCTGAAGCTTCACAGGCTGCAGTTTGTGGAAATTTTGCAGAAAGGAGGGCGAGCTGATGCACTCAACTACGCTAGAACTTACCTTGCTCCTTTTGCATCACTTCACATGGATGAGATCCAGAAGCTTATGGCTTGCCTCTTATGGGTAGGAAGGCTTGACAGCTCCCCATATTCCGAGTTAATGGTTCCATCCCTTTGGGAGAAATTGGCTGAGGAGCTGACCCGCCAATTCTGCAGTCTCTTGGGGCAGTCTTATGAGAGTCCATTGAGTGTGGCAATAGCTGCTGGGATTGAAGGCTTGCCTACTCTCTTGAAGCTGGCAAATGTAATGGCTGCAAAGAAGCAGGAGTGGCAGGCAATGAAACAGTTGCCAGTACCAGTGGATTTGGGTAGGGAATTCCAGTTCCACTCTATATTCGTCTGCCCAGTGAGTAGAGATCAAGGCAGTGAAGAGAACCCACCTATGCTGATGCCGTGCGGCCATGTTCTCTGTAAGCAATCAATCATGAAGCTGTCCAAGAGCAGCACCCGCATGTTTAAGTGTCCATACTGTCCGAATGAGTCTACTGTTGGGCAGTGCATGCAACTCTACTTCTGA
- the LOC100257829 gene encoding phosphoglycerate mutase-like protein 1 isoform X2, with translation MLTAINLTSPTCCSISLFSSASSKSPSPPRARVSALCRSSLSVADMDSGAGPSLFPLHRCKTLHLVRHAQGIHNVDGDKNYKAYLSPAFFDAQLTHLGWQQVDNLRKHVHACGLAKRIELVITSPLLRTMQTAVGVFGGEGYKDRMDVLPLMVANAGECNRSAISSLDSPPFLAVELCREHLGVHPCDKRRSISDYQFLFPAIDFSLAKSDEDILWKANVRETNEEVAARGLKFMNWLWTRKEKEIAIVTHSGFLFHTLNAFGNDCHPLVKTEICKHFANCELRSMIIVDRSMAGSDSSTTNYPGKIPPGLDLPSDIADGKLENEARNSGLT, from the exons ATGCTCACTGCTATTAACCTCACTTCTCCTACCTGCTGTAGCATAAGCCTCTTCTCTTCCGCTTCCTCCAAATCCCCGTCGCCACCACGAGCTCGCGTCTCCGCTCTCTGCCGTTCCTCTCTCTCCG TTGCAGATATGGACAGTGGTGCAGGTCCAAGTCTGTTTCCATTGCATCGTTGCAAAACTCTTCACCTG GTGAGGCATGCACAAGGGATCCACAATGTAGATGGAGATAAGAATTACAAAGCCTACTTGTCTCCTGCATTTTTTGATGCACAACTTACTCACCTAGGTTGGCAGCAG GTTGATAATCTGCGTAAACATGTTCATGCATGTGGGCTTGCTAAGAGGATTGAATTAGTTATTACATCTCCTTTGTTGAG GACCATGCAGACAGCTGTTGGAGTATTTGGTGGTGAGGGCTACAAAGATAGGATGGATGTGCTGCCACTGATGGTGGCAAATGCAGGGGAATGTAACCGATCTGCAATTTCAAGTTTGGACTCCCCCCCATTCCTTGCAGTAGAACTTTGTCGCGAACATTTG GGAGTTCATCCTTGTGATAAGAGGAGAAGCATCAGCGACTATCAGTTTCTTTTCCCTGCCATTGATTTTTCACTGGCAA AAAGTGACGAGGACATATTGTGGAAGGCCAATGTTAGAGAAACCAATGAAGAAGTTGCGGCTAGGGGATTGAAGTTCATGAATTG GTTGTGGACacggaaagaaaaggaaatagcAATTGTCACCCATAGTGGATTCTTGTTTCATACACTAAATGCATTTGGAAATGACTGTCACCCTCTGGTGAAAACCGAAATATGCAAGCA CTTTGCAAATTGTGAACTCCGATCGATGATCATTGTGGACAGAAG TATGGCAGGGTCAGATTCATCAACAACTAATTATCCCGGAAAAATTCCTCCTGGGCTTGACCTCCCTAGTGATATTGCTGATGGAAAGCTTGAAAACGAAGCACGTAATTCTGGATTGACATAG
- the LOC100257829 gene encoding phosphoglycerate mutase-like protein 1 isoform X4: protein MQTAVGVFGGEGYKDRMDVLPLMVANAGECNRSAISSLDSPPFLAVELCREHLGVHPCDKRRSISDYQFLFPAIDFSLAKSDEDILWKANVRETNEEVAARGLKFMNWLWTRKEKEIAIVTHSGFLFHTLNAFGNDCHPLVKTEICKHFANCELRSMIIVDRSMAGSDSSTTNYPGKIPPGLDLPSDIADGKLENEARNSGLT, encoded by the exons ATGCAGACAGCTGTTGGAGTATTTGGTGGTGAGGGCTACAAAGATAGGATGGATGTGCTGCCACTGATGGTGGCAAATGCAGGGGAATGTAACCGATCTGCAATTTCAAGTTTGGACTCCCCCCCATTCCTTGCAGTAGAACTTTGTCGCGAACATTTG GGAGTTCATCCTTGTGATAAGAGGAGAAGCATCAGCGACTATCAGTTTCTTTTCCCTGCCATTGATTTTTCACTGGCAA AAAGTGACGAGGACATATTGTGGAAGGCCAATGTTAGAGAAACCAATGAAGAAGTTGCGGCTAGGGGATTGAAGTTCATGAATTG GTTGTGGACacggaaagaaaaggaaatagcAATTGTCACCCATAGTGGATTCTTGTTTCATACACTAAATGCATTTGGAAATGACTGTCACCCTCTGGTGAAAACCGAAATATGCAAGCA CTTTGCAAATTGTGAACTCCGATCGATGATCATTGTGGACAGAAG TATGGCAGGGTCAGATTCATCAACAACTAATTATCCCGGAAAAATTCCTCCTGGGCTTGACCTCCCTAGTGATATTGCTGATGGAAAGCTTGAAAACGAAGCACGTAATTCTGGATTGACATAG